Proteins encoded by one window of Electrophorus electricus isolate fEleEle1 chromosome 17, fEleEle1.pri, whole genome shotgun sequence:
- the LOC118242871 gene encoding keratin-associated protein 21-1-like has product MVYDTEHDIGYGTGHDTGHDMVYDTEHDIGYDTGYATGYGTGHDMGYGTGHDTGHDMGYETEHDMGYNIEYDTDHDTGHDKGYDTEHDMEYDTEHDMEYDTGYATGYGTGYGTGHDMGYETEHDMGYNMEYDTDHDTGHDMGYDTEHDMEYDTGYATGYGTGHDTGHDMGYNRA; this is encoded by the coding sequence ATGGTGTATGACACAGAGCATGACATAGGGTATGGCACAGGGCATGACACAGGGCATGACATGGTGTATGACACAGAGCATGACATAGGGTATGACACAGGGTATGCCACAGGGTATGGCACAGGGCATGACATGGGGTATGGCACAGGGCATGACACAGGGCATGACATGGGGTATGAAACAGAGCATGACATGGGGTATAACATAGAGTATGACACAGACCATGATACAGGGCATGACAAGGGGTATGACACAGAGCATGACATGGAGTATGACACAGAGCATGACATGGAGTATGACACAGGGTATGCCACAGGGTATGGCACAGGGTATGGCACAGGGCATGACATGGGGTATGAAACAGAGCATGACATGGGGTATAACATGGAGTATGACACAGACCATGATACAGGGCATGACATGGGGTATGACACAGAGCATGACATGGAGTATGACACAGGGTATGCCACAGGGTATGGCACAGGGCATGACACAGGGCATGACATGGGGTATAACAGAGCATGA